A genomic region of Synechococcus sp. NOUM97013 contains the following coding sequences:
- a CDS encoding cytochrome c biogenesis CcdA family protein: MLNNTLQQPGPLSLGIVLLVGALTSLGPCSLSLLPVTMAYLAGFDSEQPPWQRSLAFCTGIVGALVMLGSLSGLLGGIYGQVPGLIPTLVAILAVVMGLNLLGIVRVPLPAGPDPQAWSRHVPAPLAPIAAGLAFGLAASPCTTPVLAVLLAWIASTGNPVLGLLFLLSFGIGQVLPLLLAGSVAASIPKLMALRSISRWIPSISGVILLTVGTLTLLARVV, encoded by the coding sequence CTGCTGAACAACACCCTGCAGCAACCGGGGCCGCTGAGCCTCGGCATTGTTCTGCTAGTGGGAGCGCTCACCAGCCTGGGCCCATGCTCCCTGTCATTGCTCCCCGTGACCATGGCTTACCTGGCAGGGTTCGACAGTGAACAACCACCCTGGCAACGCAGCCTCGCTTTCTGCACCGGGATCGTTGGTGCCCTGGTGATGCTGGGCAGTCTGAGTGGATTGCTGGGTGGAATCTACGGACAGGTTCCCGGACTGATTCCCACCCTCGTGGCAATTCTGGCCGTGGTGATGGGGCTCAATCTGCTTGGCATTGTGCGTGTGCCGCTGCCAGCAGGTCCCGATCCTCAGGCCTGGAGCCGTCACGTTCCAGCACCATTGGCTCCGATCGCAGCTGGCCTTGCCTTCGGCTTGGCTGCTTCACCTTGCACCACCCCAGTGCTTGCAGTCCTGTTGGCGTGGATCGCCAGCACAGGGAATCCTGTGCTCGGCCTCCTGTTTCTGCTCAGCTTTGGGATCGGCCAGGTGCTGCCACTGCTCCTGGCGGGCAGTGTTGCTGCATCGATTCCCAAACTCATGGCCCTGCGCTCAATCAGTCGCTGGATCCCCAGCATCAGCGGCGTGATTCTGCTCACGGTCGGCACGCTCACACTGCTGGCGAGAGTGGTTTAG
- a CDS encoding cytochrome c biogenesis protein ResB — translation MPLFKRILAILSDLRLAIALLLLIALASALGTILPQQEATDLYLERFNADPWLGLINGDLMLRLQLDHVYASNWFLTLLALLGLALMLCSWRRQWPALQAALRWIDYSRPRQLSKLALAETRTCSDSEEALNALAGELKANGWDVRQQSDRLAARRGVVGKVGPLLVHTGLVLLLIGAAWGALAGQRLERFLAPGRSLDLLSPSGDSRLSVTLKDFAIERDPAGRPEQFSSTLQLTPTGEPEDERKISVNHPLRYRGMTVYQADWSLAAITVQIGRSPQLQLPLSTFPELGDQIWGLVLPTRPDGSEPVFLSTGSEQGPVQVFDADGSLITNLRPGGDGTDVKGLPLRVVEIMPASGLLLKRDPGVPLVYVGFAITLLGGGLSMVATRQIWAVTETTPARLHVAGLCNRNLAGFAAELPALISRVDALRG, via the coding sequence ATGCCGTTATTCAAACGAATACTGGCGATCCTTTCGGACCTGCGACTGGCGATCGCTTTACTGCTGCTGATCGCTCTGGCCAGTGCTCTTGGAACCATTCTTCCTCAGCAGGAAGCCACTGATCTGTATCTGGAACGCTTCAATGCAGACCCATGGCTGGGCCTGATTAACGGCGACCTGATGCTGCGTCTGCAGCTTGATCATGTGTACGCCAGCAACTGGTTTCTGACCCTGCTAGCCCTGCTGGGACTGGCCCTGATGCTCTGCAGCTGGCGCCGGCAATGGCCTGCTCTGCAGGCGGCGCTGCGCTGGATCGACTATTCCCGCCCAAGGCAGCTCAGCAAGCTGGCGCTGGCTGAAACACGCACCTGCTCAGACAGTGAAGAAGCGCTGAACGCTCTGGCCGGTGAGCTGAAAGCGAACGGATGGGACGTCCGGCAACAGAGCGATCGCTTGGCGGCCCGTCGCGGCGTGGTGGGCAAAGTCGGACCGCTGCTAGTGCACACCGGTCTGGTGCTTCTCCTGATCGGAGCCGCATGGGGAGCCTTGGCCGGTCAGCGACTGGAGCGCTTTCTCGCGCCTGGACGTTCACTGGATCTCCTCAGTCCATCAGGCGACAGCCGGCTGAGCGTCACCCTCAAGGATTTCGCCATCGAACGCGATCCCGCCGGTCGGCCTGAACAGTTCAGTTCCACCCTCCAGTTGACGCCGACCGGCGAACCCGAGGATGAACGCAAGATCAGTGTGAATCATCCGCTGCGCTATCGAGGCATGACCGTCTATCAGGCGGACTGGTCTCTGGCCGCGATCACCGTGCAGATCGGGCGAAGCCCCCAGTTGCAACTGCCACTCAGCACCTTTCCAGAGCTTGGTGATCAGATCTGGGGGCTTGTGCTTCCCACGCGTCCGGACGGCAGCGAACCGGTGTTTCTGAGCACAGGAAGTGAGCAGGGCCCGGTTCAAGTGTTCGATGCAGACGGAAGTCTGATCACCAATCTGCGACCCGGTGGCGATGGAACGGACGTCAAAGGACTGCCGCTGCGGGTGGTGGAGATCATGCCGGCAAGTGGGCTGCTTCTGAAACGAGACCCTGGCGTTCCCCTGGTGTACGTGGGATTTGCCATCACCCTGCTGGGAGGCGGCCTGAGCATGGTGGCTACCCGACAGATCTGGGCCGTAACGGAAACGACCCCGGCCCGCCTTCATGTGGCAGGCCTCTGCAATCGCAACCTGGCTGGGTTTGCAGCAGAACTTCCTGCGCTGATCAGCAGGGTTGACGCTCTCCGTGGCTGA
- the queF gene encoding preQ(1) synthase — MSASTSESTRTPLYGERAIAEAELICFDNPRPGRPFEVSIELPEFTCLCPFSGYPDFAVLRLMYQPGPRVVELKAIKLYVNSYRDKTISHEEVANRILDDLVEACDPVWMQLEADFHPRGNVHTVVRVSHGERQPC, encoded by the coding sequence ATGAGTGCTTCCACGTCGGAATCCACCCGGACCCCCCTGTATGGCGAGCGGGCAATCGCCGAAGCCGAGCTGATCTGCTTTGACAATCCGCGTCCCGGTCGCCCTTTTGAAGTGTCAATTGAACTGCCGGAGTTCACCTGTCTCTGCCCGTTTTCCGGCTATCCCGACTTTGCGGTGCTGCGTCTGATGTATCAGCCCGGCCCGCGTGTGGTGGAACTGAAGGCCATCAAGCTCTACGTCAACAGTTACCGCGACAAGACCATCTCCCATGAGGAGGTGGCCAATCGCATCCTGGATGACTTGGTTGAAGCCTGCGATCCGGTCTGGATGCAGCTTGAGGCCGACTTTCATCCCCGCGGCAATGTGCACACTGTGGTTCGGGTCAGCCACGGAGAGCGTCAACCCTGCTGA
- a CDS encoding DUF4278 domain-containing protein has product MKTQERTYRGVTYNPANHERLSHASVDHTYRGRHYDAPLSHAAATESTVELHYRGSIYQHRRAQAEVQLNS; this is encoded by the coding sequence ATGAAAACCCAAGAGCGCACCTACCGCGGCGTCACCTACAACCCCGCAAACCACGAGCGCCTCAGCCACGCCAGCGTCGACCACACCTACCGCGGCCGCCACTACGACGCGCCTCTGAGCCACGCCGCAGCGACCGAGTCCACCGTGGAACTCCACTACCGCGGCAGCATCTATCAGCACCGCCGCGCGCAGGCAGAGGTCCAGCTCAACTCCTGA
- a CDS encoding P-II family nitrogen regulator: MKKVEAIIRPFKLEDVKLALVNAGIVGMTVSEVRGFGRQKGQVERYRGSEFTVEFLQKLKIEVVIDDSRVDTVVNSIAEAAKTGEIGDGKIFISPVDTVVRIRTGDRDGAAL; encoded by the coding sequence ATGAAAAAAGTCGAAGCGATCATCCGTCCGTTCAAGCTTGAGGACGTCAAGCTGGCCCTCGTCAACGCCGGCATCGTCGGCATGACCGTGAGCGAAGTGCGGGGCTTTGGGCGCCAGAAAGGCCAGGTGGAGCGTTATCGCGGTTCTGAGTTCACCGTCGAGTTCCTGCAAAAACTCAAAATTGAAGTGGTGATCGACGACTCCAGAGTCGATACCGTCGTCAATTCCATTGCTGAAGCCGCCAAGACCGGTGAGATCGGTGACGGCAAGATCTTCATTTCACCCGTCGACACCGTGGTGCGGATCCGCACCGGCGACCGCGATGGTGCTGCGCTCTGA
- a CDS encoding TlyA family RNA methyltransferase — MARKRRLDLHLLTLGLASSRQQAQQLIRAGKVRDVNGQRLEKPGQEISEAAELRVEQPPRFVSRGGEKLLCALETFPVTVSDRVCLDGGISTGGFTDCLLQHGASRVYGIDVGYGQTAWSLRTDERVVLRERTNLRRLTAEELYVPGDPRPTLAVADVSFIALGLVLPSLRALMVTDGPQAASCEAIVLVKPQFEVGRERVGKGGVVRDPEAHADAIAGVMAQAAPLGWQASGLVGSPITGPAGNHEYLLWLSSADHHTVTTTTIKDVITETLRI; from the coding sequence ATGGCCCGAAAACGCCGTCTGGATCTGCATCTCCTCACGTTGGGGCTGGCGTCATCGCGTCAGCAGGCCCAACAGCTGATTCGAGCCGGCAAGGTTCGCGACGTCAATGGTCAACGCCTGGAGAAGCCGGGGCAGGAAATTTCGGAAGCCGCGGAACTGAGGGTTGAGCAGCCACCGCGTTTCGTCTCAAGGGGTGGGGAGAAATTGCTGTGTGCTTTGGAGACGTTCCCCGTCACGGTGTCGGACAGGGTCTGCCTGGACGGTGGAATTTCCACCGGCGGCTTCACCGATTGCCTTCTCCAACACGGGGCAAGCCGCGTGTATGGCATCGATGTGGGCTATGGGCAAACGGCCTGGAGTCTGCGCACAGATGAGCGGGTGGTGTTGCGCGAACGCACCAATCTCAGGCGTCTGACGGCAGAGGAGCTGTACGTGCCAGGCGATCCACGGCCGACGCTTGCGGTGGCAGATGTGTCGTTCATCGCGTTGGGACTGGTGTTGCCGTCCTTGCGTGCCCTGATGGTGACGGACGGGCCTCAGGCCGCCAGTTGTGAAGCCATCGTGCTGGTCAAGCCTCAGTTTGAGGTGGGACGTGAGCGGGTCGGCAAAGGAGGGGTTGTGCGCGATCCGGAGGCCCATGCGGATGCCATCGCGGGGGTGATGGCTCAGGCAGCCCCCCTGGGATGGCAGGCGAGCGGACTCGTGGGTTCACCGATCACTGGACCGGCAGGCAATCATGAGTACCTGCTATGGCTCAGCTCCGCTGATCACCACACAGTGACCACGACCACCATCAAGGACGTGATCACTGAAACTCTCAGGATTTGA
- the purB gene encoding adenylosuccinate lyase, giving the protein MIERYTLPEMGEIWTDRAKYQSWLDVEVAACEANCSLGRVPEAAMADIRSKAAFEPERILEIEAEVRHDVIAFLTNVNEHVGDAGRYIHVGMTSSDVLDTGVALQLKASVALLRKELAALDAAIAKLAAEHKSTVMIGRSHAIHGEPITFGFKLAGWLAETRRNAERLERLEHDVAVGQVSGAMGTYANTDPEVERLTCDRLGLTPDTASTQVISRDRHADYIQTLALVGASLDRFATEIRNLQRTDVLEVEESFAKGQKGSSAMPHKRNPIRSERISGLARVLRSYVVAALENVALWHERDISHSSTERMMLPDCSVTLHFMLREMTAVVAGLGVYPGNMLRNMNVYGGVVFSQRVLLGLVDAGMSREDAYRVVQRNAHTAWNTDGGNFRANLAADPDVTAKLTSEQLNACFSTELHQANLGVIWDRLGL; this is encoded by the coding sequence TTGATCGAGCGCTACACCCTGCCCGAAATGGGCGAGATCTGGACCGACCGGGCCAAATACCAGAGCTGGCTCGATGTTGAAGTGGCTGCCTGTGAAGCCAATTGCAGCCTGGGACGCGTTCCCGAAGCGGCAATGGCCGATATCCGCAGCAAAGCTGCTTTTGAACCCGAGCGGATCCTGGAAATCGAAGCGGAAGTGCGTCACGACGTGATCGCCTTTCTCACCAACGTGAATGAACACGTGGGCGATGCGGGGCGCTACATCCATGTGGGCATGACCAGCAGTGATGTGCTGGACACGGGTGTTGCACTGCAGCTGAAGGCCTCTGTGGCCCTGCTGCGCAAAGAGCTAGCAGCACTCGATGCTGCCATCGCCAAGCTGGCTGCAGAACACAAATCCACCGTGATGATCGGCCGCTCCCATGCCATTCATGGCGAGCCGATCACCTTCGGCTTCAAGCTGGCTGGCTGGCTGGCTGAGACCCGACGCAATGCCGAACGACTCGAGCGGCTGGAGCACGATGTGGCCGTTGGCCAGGTGAGCGGCGCCATGGGCACTTATGCCAACACCGACCCCGAAGTCGAACGTCTCACCTGCGACCGCCTCGGCCTGACGCCCGACACTGCCAGCACTCAGGTGATCTCCCGCGATCGCCACGCTGACTACATCCAGACGCTGGCCCTGGTGGGCGCGTCACTGGATCGCTTCGCCACAGAGATCCGCAACCTGCAACGCACCGACGTGCTGGAAGTGGAAGAAAGCTTTGCCAAGGGGCAGAAAGGCAGCTCCGCGATGCCCCACAAGCGCAATCCGATTCGCAGCGAACGCATCAGCGGTCTGGCCAGGGTGCTGCGGAGTTACGTCGTGGCTGCACTGGAGAACGTGGCCCTTTGGCACGAACGGGACATCAGCCACAGCTCGACCGAACGGATGATGCTCCCCGACTGTTCCGTCACGCTGCATTTCATGCTGCGCGAGATGACCGCAGTGGTGGCCGGCCTCGGGGTTTACCCAGGCAACATGCTCCGCAACATGAATGTCTACGGCGGCGTGGTGTTCAGCCAACGGGTCCTGCTGGGTCTTGTGGACGCCGGCATGAGCCGGGAAGACGCTTATCGCGTGGTGCAACGCAATGCGCACACCGCCTGGAACACCGATGGAGGTAACTTCCGCGCCAACCTGGCGGCAGACCCTGACGTCACCGCCAAGCTCACTTCCGAGCAGCTCAATGCCTGCTTCAGCACCGAGCTGCACCAGGCGAACCTCGGGGTGATCTGGGACCGTCTCGGACTCTGA
- a CDS encoding adenylosuccinate lyase yields MFWTPYADWIYVVVSVSGMLLIIALVLRPGGGPRS; encoded by the coding sequence ATGTTCTGGACCCCCTACGCAGACTGGATCTATGTGGTGGTGAGTGTCAGCGGCATGCTGCTGATCATTGCTTTAGTGCTGCGGCCCGGCGGGGGTCCGCGCTCATGA
- the fumC gene encoding class II fumarate hydratase — protein sequence MPDATRIETDSMGAVEVPIEALWGAQTQRSLQNFAIASDRMPPELIHALARIKQAAAITNARLGVLDQERCEQIVAAAAAVAEGQHDTQFPLRVWQTGSGTQTNMNLNEVISNLAAQASGEPLGSHRPVHPNDHVNRSQSTNDAFPAAIHVAAAEGITRRLLPELEHLQAAFAAKTTAWEAIVKIGRTHLQDAVPLTLGQEASAWRDQIGIAAQRIDASLSEVLPLPLGGTAVGTGLNAPDGFAKQAAAEIAQLTGLPFSTAPNKFAVMASHDGLVNAMGQLRQLAVSLLKIANDIRLLACGPRAGLNELELPANEPGSSIMPGKVNPTQCEAMAMVCTQVIGLDAAVAMAGAGGHLQMNVYKPLIGFNLLQAITLLTDACRCFRVAMVEGIEPNAKRIQHDVEQSLMLVTPLAPVIGYDKASAIAKHAHDQGSSLREAALELGYVTGEEFDRIVDPAAMAVCRG from the coding sequence ATGCCTGACGCGACACGGATCGAAACCGACAGCATGGGTGCCGTGGAGGTGCCTATCGAAGCGCTCTGGGGTGCCCAGACCCAACGATCACTGCAGAACTTCGCGATCGCGTCCGACCGAATGCCCCCAGAACTGATCCATGCCCTGGCGCGGATCAAACAGGCGGCAGCCATCACCAATGCACGGCTTGGGGTGCTGGATCAAGAGCGCTGTGAGCAGATCGTGGCAGCGGCCGCAGCTGTGGCCGAAGGACAGCACGACACCCAGTTCCCCCTGCGGGTGTGGCAAACAGGAAGCGGCACCCAAACCAACATGAACCTCAACGAGGTGATCAGCAATCTGGCCGCTCAGGCCTCGGGAGAACCGCTGGGGAGCCATCGCCCCGTCCATCCCAACGACCACGTCAACCGCTCCCAATCAACCAATGACGCGTTTCCGGCCGCCATCCACGTGGCAGCCGCGGAGGGCATCACCCGGCGGTTGCTGCCGGAACTGGAGCATCTGCAGGCAGCCTTTGCGGCCAAAACGACGGCCTGGGAAGCGATCGTGAAGATCGGTCGAACGCATCTTCAGGATGCGGTGCCGCTCACCCTCGGCCAGGAGGCTTCAGCCTGGCGGGATCAGATCGGCATCGCTGCCCAACGCATCGACGCCAGTCTCAGCGAAGTGCTGCCACTTCCTCTGGGAGGCACAGCCGTCGGAACCGGACTCAATGCGCCTGATGGCTTCGCCAAGCAGGCTGCGGCGGAGATAGCCCAGCTCACGGGCCTGCCATTCAGCACAGCTCCCAACAAGTTCGCGGTCATGGCCAGCCATGACGGCCTTGTGAATGCCATGGGTCAGCTGCGGCAACTGGCGGTGAGCCTGCTGAAAATCGCCAACGACATTCGTCTGCTCGCCTGCGGCCCGAGGGCTGGCCTGAATGAGCTGGAACTACCAGCCAATGAGCCGGGCAGCTCGATCATGCCGGGCAAGGTGAACCCAACCCAGTGTGAAGCCATGGCCATGGTTTGCACTCAGGTGATCGGACTTGATGCCGCTGTCGCCATGGCCGGCGCCGGCGGGCATCTGCAGATGAACGTCTACAAGCCCCTGATCGGCTTCAACCTGCTTCAGGCCATCACTCTGCTGACGGACGCCTGCCGCTGCTTCCGGGTGGCCATGGTGGAGGGGATTGAACCCAATGCCAAACGCATCCAGCACGATGTGGAACAGTCACTGATGCTGGTCACGCCCCTGGCACCGGTCATCGGCTACGACAAGGCCAGTGCCATTGCAAAGCATGCCCATGACCAGGGTTCAAGCTTGCGCGAGGCCGCCCTTGAACTGGGCTATGTGACCGGCGAGGAGTTTGATCGCATCGTGGATCCCGCCGCGATGGCCGTCTGCCGCGGCTGA